Proteins encoded together in one Streptomyces asoensis window:
- the proB gene encoding glutamate 5-kinase — translation MGEARRIVVKVGSSSLTTASGGLDADRVDALVDVLAKIRSGGEKEIVLVSSGAIAAGLAPLGLRRRPRDLARQQAAASVGQGLLVARYTASFARYGVRVGQVLLTSDDMSRRAHHRNASRTLDKLLAMGAFPIVNENDTVATDEIRFGDNDRLAALVAHLVHADLLVLLSDVDGVYDGDPSRPGTSRIGEVRSPADLAHVDIGTTGKAGVGTGGMVTKVEAARIAAAAGIPVVLTSAVHAADALTGGDTGTYFHATGKRSADRLLWLQHASTPQGSLTLDDGAVRAVVERRTSLLPAGIAAVEGEFSAGDPVELRDARGHAVARGLVNFDAKEIPQLIGRSTRELARELGAAYEREVVHRDDLVILHP, via the coding sequence GTGGGCGAGGCCCGAAGGATCGTCGTGAAGGTCGGCTCCTCGTCGCTGACCACCGCTTCGGGCGGGCTCGACGCCGACCGGGTCGACGCGCTCGTCGACGTCCTCGCCAAGATCCGCAGCGGCGGCGAGAAAGAGATCGTCCTGGTCTCCTCCGGCGCCATCGCCGCCGGACTGGCCCCCCTGGGTCTGCGCCGCCGGCCCCGCGACCTGGCCCGCCAGCAGGCCGCGGCGAGCGTCGGGCAGGGCCTGCTCGTGGCCCGCTACACCGCCTCCTTCGCCCGCTACGGCGTCCGCGTCGGCCAGGTGCTGCTGACCAGCGACGACATGAGCCGGCGCGCCCACCACCGCAACGCCTCCCGCACCCTCGACAAGCTGCTCGCGATGGGTGCCTTCCCGATCGTCAACGAGAACGACACCGTGGCCACGGACGAGATCCGCTTCGGCGACAACGACCGGCTCGCCGCGCTCGTCGCCCACCTCGTCCACGCCGACCTGCTGGTCCTGCTGTCCGACGTGGACGGGGTGTACGACGGCGACCCGAGCAGGCCCGGCACCTCGCGGATCGGCGAGGTGCGCAGCCCCGCCGACCTCGCGCACGTCGACATCGGCACCACCGGCAAGGCGGGCGTCGGCACCGGCGGCATGGTCACCAAGGTCGAGGCCGCCCGGATCGCGGCCGCGGCCGGCATCCCCGTGGTCCTCACCAGCGCCGTCCACGCGGCCGACGCCCTCACCGGCGGCGACACCGGCACCTACTTCCACGCCACCGGCAAACGCTCCGCCGACCGGCTGCTGTGGCTCCAGCACGCCTCGACCCCGCAGGGCTCCCTGACCCTGGACGACGGCGCGGTGCGCGCGGTCGTCGAGCGGCGCACCTCCCTGCTCCCGGCCGGGATCGCCGCCGTGGAGGGCGAGTTCAGCGCGGGCGACCCCGTCGAACTGCGAGACGCCCGGGGGCACGCCGTGGCCCGCGGCCTCGTCAACTTCGACGCCAAGGAGATCCCCCAGCTGATCGGGCGGTCGACCAGGGAACTGGCCCGTGAGCTGGGCGCCGCCTACGAGCGCGAGGTCGTCCACCGGGACGACCTGGTGATCCTGCACCCGTAA